Proteins encoded in a region of the Patagioenas fasciata isolate bPatFas1 chromosome 21, bPatFas1.hap1, whole genome shotgun sequence genome:
- the EPS8L3 gene encoding epidermal growth factor receptor kinase substrate 8-like protein 3 — protein sequence MGDPFGRWSSPLARSEYDDSSALRHPNNFSRPSGKSIYNQRKDYIQNLLKPQSDFQHHVEHLLTLRLERDLRSAEDCLARLKLLDAQGKIWGQNVILHVRDQDLVLRDVESKEELDVYPLGSIQGCSAALDTCSYDSVLSISVQERSPPGSSVLLFQCEQPGAEVLRSSLEKVLKQRKEEQRGHYGHRPQSSLDTPLSLPPPSYTAPERWAETPTPDFSAPPQRGLPPSDYSESRGGGCVPQFPPKWERGEGEQSWDPLLSPGFPDTLMSRTIPKGQVIPEVDRDVEILNHVLDELDLFVSRLKAVLDLANTNVKKKKKKKNKDLPPQGDYVDFFQKVKYTLNLMGRTYQHVSEPTPPELLHLIFTALSFVLAHSPSPSLAREVEAPLLEPGAVELLERTLHPEHYGTWKTLGPAWNRSRAEYPNGEGVPPYTPVFSDGWLPPPVQQVQHTEGDRMPQFPQLPLDSHSAPPQSPATSWRDNPDQVTPFPAQEMVRAMYEFQARNSQELSVRMGDTLQVLDPQKKWWLVQDGRGDKGYVPSNILEPLGHGAGGHSNSQLQESPPNLHPDSSPAEVTAWLKDKGFQRITVRCLGVLTGQQLLQMSPEELRAVCPEEWRRVLFKLSPIRTSLGMSPRD from the exons ATGGGAGACCCCTTCGGCCGctggagcagccccctggcccg GAGCGAATATGACGACAGCTCCGCACTGCGACACCCCAACAACTTCTCCCGCCCCAGCGGGAAAAGCATCTACA ACCAGCGCAAGGACTACATCCAGAACCTGCTCAAACCCCAAAGCGATTTCCAGCACCACGTCGAG cacctGCTGACATTGCGGCTGGAGCGGGACCTGCGCAGCGCCGAGGATTGCCTGGCGCGGCTCAAGCTGCTGGACGCCCAGGGCAAAATCTGGGGACAGAACGTCATCCTGCACGTCAGGGACCAGGACCTGGTGCTGAGGGATGTGGAGAGCAAG GAGGAGCTGGACGTTTACCCGCTGGGCAGCATCCAGGGCTGCTCGGCCGCGCTGGACACTTGCAGCTACGACTCGGTGCTGAGCATCAGCGTGCAGGAGCGCAGCCCCCCCGGCAGCAGCGTCCTGCTCTTCCAGTGCGAGCAGCCGGGG GCAGAGGTGCTGAGGAGCAGCCTGGAGAAGGTGCTGAAGCAGCGGAAGGAGGAGCAGAGGGGTCACTATGGGCACAG GCCCCAGAGCAGCCTGGACACACCGCTCAGCCTGCCCCCCCCATCCTACACGGCCCCGGAGCGCTGGGCAGAGACCCCCACGCCCGACTTCTCCGCGCCCCCCCAGCGTGGGCTGCCCCCCTCCGACTACAGTGAGTCACGGGGCGGGGggtgtgtgcctcagtttcccccgaaGTGGGAGCGGGGTGagggggagcagagctgggaccCTCTGCTGTCACCAGGCTTCCCGGACACCCTGATGTCACGGACCATCCCCAAAGGCCAGGTCATCCCCGAGGTGGATCGAGATGTT GAGATCCTGAACCACGTGCTGGATGAGCTGGACCTGTTCGTCAGCCGCCTGAAGGCAGTGCTGGACTTGGCCAACACCAacgtgaagaagaagaagaagaagaagaacaaaG aTCTGCCCCCCCAGGGTGACTACGTGGACTTTTTCCAGAAGGTGAAATACACCCTCAACCTCATG GGCAGGACCTACCAGCATGTGAGTGAACCGACCCCCCCGGAGCTGCTGCACCTCATCTTCACCGCCCTCTCCTTC gtcctggcccacagccccagccccagcctggcGCGGGAGGTGGAGGCGCCGCTGCTGGAGCCAGGGGCggtggagctgctggagcggACACTGCACCCCGAGCACTACGGCACCTGGAAAACCCTCGGCCCTGCCTGGAACAGGAGCAG GGCAGAGTACCCCAACGGCGAGGGGGTGCCCCCCTACACCCCCGTGTTCTCGGACGGGTGGCTGCCCCCCCCAGTGCAGCAGGTACAGCACACGGAGGGGGACAGGATGCCTCAGTTTCCGCAACTCCCCCTCGACTCTCACTCTGCTCCCCCACAGTCACCGGCCACCAGCTGGAGGGACAACCCTGACCAAGT GACCCCCTTCCCCGCGCAGGAGATGGTGCGAGCAATGTACGAGTTCCAGGCCAGGAACTCGCAGGAGCTGAGTGTCAGGATGGGGGACACGCTGCAG GTCCTGGACCCACAGAAGAAATGGTGGCTGGTGCAGGACGGGCGGGGGGACAAGGGCTACGTCCCCAGCAACATCCTGGAGCCCCTGGGGCATGGAGCCGGGGGACACAGCAACAGCCAG CTCCAGGAGAGCCCCCCCAACCTGCACCCCGACTCCTCGCCAGCGGAGGTGACAGCCTGGCTGAAGGACAAGGGCTTCCAGCGCAT CACGGTGCGGTGTCTGGGGGTGCTGACgggacagcagctgctgcagatgaGCCCGGAGGAGCTGCGGGCCGTGTGTCCCGAGGAGTGGCGGCGCGTCCTCTTCAAGCTGTCCCCCATCAGGACATCCCTGGGG ATGAGCCCCAGGGATTGA
- the LOC136110837 gene encoding glutathione S-transferase Mu 1-like, with protein MAAVLGYWDIRGLAHAIRLLLEYTETPYEDKLYSCGEAPDYDKSQWINEKEKLGLDFPNLPYFIDGNIKLTQSNAILRYIARKHKMCGETEEELLRVDMLENQIMDFRMSLVMVCYNPDFEKLKPGYLEQLPGKLKLFSNFLGDRKWFAGEKLTFVDFLMFDVLEQNRIFEPKCLEPFKNLKDFMERFGALEKVAAYMKSSRFQKMPINNKMAKWGNKKE; from the exons ATGGCGGCGGTTTTGGGCTATTGGGACATCCGCGGC ctcGCCCACGCCATCCGCCTGCTCCTGGAGTACACCGAGACACCCTACGAGGACAAACTCTACAGCTGCGGGGAAG CTCCTGACTACGACAAGAGCCAATGGATCAACGAGAAGGAGAAGCTGGGGCTGGACTTCCCCAAC CTCCCGTATTTCATCGATGGGAACATCAAGCTGACGCAGAGCAACGCCATCCTGCGCTACATCGCCCGCAAGCACAAGATGT GCGGTGAGACGGAGGAGGAGCTGCTGCGTGTGGACATGCTGGAGAACCAGATCATGGATTTCCGCATGAGCCTGGTGATGGTCTGCTACAACCCCGACTTT GAGAAGCTCAAGCCGGGTTACCTGGAGCAGCTCCCAGGGAAGCTGAAACTTTTCTCCAACTTCTTGGGGGACAGAAAGTGGTTTGCGGGGGAGAAG ctcaCCTTCGTGGACTTCCTGATGTTCGACGTGCTGGAGCAGAACCGCATCTTCGAGCCCAAGTGCCTGGAGCCCTTCAAGAACCTCAAGGACTTCATGGAGCGCTTTGGG GCCCTGGAGAAGGTGGCCGCGTACATGAAGTCCAGCCGGTTCCAGAAGATGCCCATCAACAACAAGATGGCCAAGTGGGGCAACAAGAAGGAGTAG
- the LOC136110866 gene encoding glutathione S-transferase 2-like: MTVTLGYWDARGLTNPIRLLLEYTGTPYEERQYRMGPGPDFDRSEWTNEKEKLGLDFPNLPYLIDGNTKLTQSNAILRYIARKHNMCGETEEEWQHVDLLENQITDLRTNFIMLCYSPDFEKLKPGYMEQLPAKLQKLSQFLGSRKWFVGDKITFVDFLVYDVLDQQRMFAPDCPELQGNLGQFLQRFEALEKVSAYMRSGRFIKTPVYSPLAHWGNTKE; the protein is encoded by the exons ATGACGGTCACGCTGGGGTACTGGGACGCCCGTGGG CTGACCAATCCCATCCGCCTGCTGCTGGAGTACACGGGGACCCCCTACGAGGAGCGACAGTACCGGATGGGACCAG gccctGACTTTGACCGGAGCGAGTGGACCAACGAGAAGGAGAAACTTGGCCTCGATTTCCCCAAC ctgccctatctcatcGATGGGAACACCAAGCTGACGCAGAGCAACGCCATCCTGCGCTACATCGCCCGCAAGCACAACATGT GCGGTGAGACCGAGGAGGAGTGGCAGCACGTGGACCTGCTGGAGAACCAGATCACGGATTTACGGACGAACTTCATAATGCTCTGCTACAGCCCCGACTTC GAGAAGCTGAAGCCGGGGTACATGGAGCAGCTGCCAGCAAAGCTGCAGAAGCTGTCACAATTCCTGGGCTCCCGGAAATGGTTTGTGGGGGACAAG atcACCTTTGTGGATTTTTTGGTGTACGACGTGCTGGACCAGCAGCGCATGTTTGCCCCCGACTGTCCTGAGCTCCAGGGGAACCTGGGCCAGTTCCTGCAGCGCTTCGAG GCGCTGGAGAAGGTCTCCGCCTACATGCGTTCGGGGCGCTTCATTAAAACCCCCGTTTACTCACCCTTGGCACATTGGGGCAACACCAAGGAGTAA